The following proteins are encoded in a genomic region of Ostrea edulis chromosome 7, xbOstEdul1.1, whole genome shotgun sequence:
- the LOC130047893 gene encoding uncharacterized protein LOC130047893: MAESDHCMETPGEEFGLSNEEAVSLFSSSLNKALERQSNVIVSTITGLTEKLTKSNAGKNVPHVEEPTVSVNGSPGFEFKHEGHKIQFNFNQARYSKLSELGKLIQECDFQKAADIVKEEQAAILQRNKILKIADRHGWDTVSEYLDDPLADDTEDATKLRYAVSRAARKRSYRSKPYDKRRGNFAPNDFFLDQI; the protein is encoded by the exons ATGGCTGAAAGTGACCATTGCATGGAAACTCCGGGAGAAGAATTTGGTTTATCTAATGAAGAGGCCGTTTCTTTATTCAGTTCTTCACTGAACAAAGCTTTAGAAAGGCAGAGCAATGTTATTGTGAGCACTATAACGGGCCTTACAGAAAAGTTGACAAAAAGCAACGCGGGGAAAAACGTGCCGCACGTGGAGGAACCAACAGTTTCAGTTAACGGGTCACCAGGATTCGAATTCAAACACGAGGGACACAAGATTCAGTTTAACTTTAATCAAGCAAGATATTCCAAGTTGTCAGAGCTAGGAAAGTTGATTCAGGAGTGTGATTTTCAGAAAGCAGCAGACATCGTAAAAGAGGAACAAGCAGCAATACTTCAAAGaaacaagattttaaagattgcaGACCGGCACGGATGGGATACCGTGAGTGAATACCTTGACGACCCCTTAGCGGACGACACCGAAGATGCTACTAAGCTTCGTTACGCTGTTAGTCGTGCTGCTAGGAAACGCTCCTATCGAAGCAAGCCCTACGACAAACGGAGAGGCAATTTCGCGCCAAATGACTTTTTT CTGGATCAGATATAA